CGAGAAGAGCGGCGAGATCGGGAAGGTGATGGATCTCATCAAGGAGATCGCGGGCGAGATCCACCTGCTGGCGCTGAACGCGGCGATCGAGTCGGCGGCGGCGGGCGAGCACGGGCGGCGCTTCGCGGTGGTGGCGTCCGAAGTCCGTCGGCTGGCCGAAAAGACACGGGAGTCGACCGAGACGATCCGGTCGCTGGTTTCCGAGATCCAGTCGGCGACGCAGGGGTCGATCGTGGCGACCGAGCAGGGCAGCCTCGAGGTCGACAAGTGGCGCGAGACGATCAACCTGACGGCAAGCACGTTCGCGGAGATCATCGGGATGATCGAGAAGACGTCCGAGGCTTCGATGCAGATCTCGCTGGCGACGCACCAGCAGACGAGTGCGAACGACCAGGTGGTCGACGGGATGCGCCAGGTCGCCGAGATGGTCGCCCAATCGGCCTACAGCATGAAATCCTCCTCCGCATCGGCTG
Above is a window of Candidatus Deferrimicrobiaceae bacterium DNA encoding:
- a CDS encoding methyl-accepting chemotaxis protein: EKSGEIGKVMDLIKEIAGEIHLLALNAAIESAAAGEHGRRFAVVASEVRRLAEKTRESTETIRSLVSEIQSATQGSIVATEQGSLEVDKWRETINLTASTFAEIIGMIEKTSEASMQISLATHQQTSANDQVVDGMRQVAEMVAQSAYSMKSSSASAAELKVMAARLSEKASAFQV